One window of the Pseudofrankia sp. DC12 genome contains the following:
- a CDS encoding transposase codes for MTIPVSLAVLLEGFRPCFTAPSFRVFRALVVGMLATGGRRTVCGMLVGCGLSALWPHDRAHRFFARAVWSPENVGLALARLVVDRLVPAGPLRVVVDDTLFHRAGKKVWAAGWFHDGSAKGPDQVGFGNNWVIVGLVVAAPLRGCQELCVRGWRPRVRF; via the coding sequence GTGACGATACCGGTTTCTCTCGCGGTGTTGCTGGAGGGTTTCCGGCCGTGTTTCACCGCCCCGTCGTTCCGGGTGTTCCGGGCGCTGGTCGTCGGGATGCTGGCCACGGGCGGGCGGCGGACGGTGTGCGGGATGCTCGTCGGTTGCGGGCTGTCGGCGCTGTGGCCGCACGACCGGGCGCACCGGTTCTTCGCGCGGGCCGTCTGGTCGCCCGAGAACGTCGGCCTGGCGCTCGCCCGCCTCGTCGTCGACCGGCTCGTCCCGGCCGGGCCGCTGCGGGTCGTGGTCGATGACACCCTGTTCCACCGGGCGGGGAAGAAGGTGTGGGCGGCGGGCTGGTTCCACGACGGCTCCGCGAAGGGCCCGGACCAGGTCGGCTTCGGGAACAACTGGGTGATCGTCGGCCTCGTCGTGGCGGCGCCGCTGCGAGGGTGTCAGGAACTTTGTGTAAGGGGGTGGAGACCTAGAGTTAGGTTCTAG